The nucleotide window cataaaaagaaagcgTCCGCCATTGTGATCCGGCCGCCGCCGTGGAAATATCACACATCTACACTTAGCAAACAAGAAAATCGGCGTTTTCCTTCTTAGTGACCCAGTAATGAACATGTACTGAAGTGCCGTCGAAAACTTTATTGGCTTGCGAAATTTCCTCATGGTAAAATTTCGGAAACTTCCCATATTTTTGTACGGGAATCGAAATTTCCCATTTCCAGGAAAAATTCTATTGAttcctaaaaaaaaaatcatgaaatttccgagaacttttCGAAACTCTCCGCAACTGGCACGTCTGTATTTACATGTGCAACTGAAATATAGACATAAGCGATCGTAACTCAGGGTAGAGGTACAGCCAGCCTAGCCAaagttacaatcgctatcgcttcgacaacgaaaagcattatgtctctctatcactcctccatattagtgtgacagtgacagttgcgtttcgatcgctacggagcgtaagcgattggcatcttggctacgcggccagggcAACAGAGTTGATCAGTATGTTCAATGCCCCGCGCTTTTCGTAACTCCATAACTTTACGAAAAACTTCTAACAGTTGTGGTTCAAAAATGTGgttcacagataagataataaaaatcttCACGCGGTTGACTTTACGATATTTTGTCTACGGAAATGTACTAGCAATATGGTGAAGTAAATAGCAGTGGAGTGAGATTCTGCTGACTGAATCCAAATAAATCACTATGTATAGCTACGTCTCTGTCGATGGAATAACCACATTAAACTGagctattataattataaaaatgcgTTCGTGTGCTAGTCGGAATCCGAAATTGGGATAGCTGCAAACCTTATTTCATCAAACACGGCATACTCACTCTTCCATGCCTTTACATCTTAGAGCTATGCATATATGTAAGAAAAAACATACATTTGTTCAAAGAGATACAGaataaaagacaaaaatacaaacttgaaTTACCCCAGCCAAAATTAGAAATATACCGCAAAAGCCCTCATTATGCGgcagtaaaatattataatcacctcccaaattatttaaaatcagAGGAAAGTGACACTTCGTATACAAAGAAGTTGAAATCGTTCCTTGCTGAAAAAGCATATTATTCAGTAACTGATTTTCTCACTGAcagttttgttaaataatttaGTTAATAGTAAATAAGTAAGTTTTGATCTCCTAAAATTATAAAGCTAGTTTGTAGTTTTGATTTGttcttaatatgtacctacttatattaagGAAATGTTTGCCATACCCTATTAGGGTCCATGAGATACCATTATTTTGTAACAACTTGTTTTTACCATGGTGCAATAAacgatattctattctattctaaaccATTTTAAGAAACAACAAAGTTATGGTATCCTGGATATATGTGTTTCAAAATGTTTCATTAAACttatttcatcaaaaaaaaGTGTTTCACATATTTCGCATTCGTATGATTGTTCATcggtatgtatttttttatgtctctCTAATTCAGATTTTAATGTAAAGTGGTTGTTACATTCTTCACATCTATACGGCTTCTCTCCGATGTGACTCATTTTATGTGTCTCTAAACTATATTCTTGACTTAATTGCTGGTTACGTTCAttacatttgtatggtttcACGTCACTATGGAATCTTTTGTGGATATTTAAATGATCTTTTCTTGTAAATTGCTTGTTACATTCTTTACATTTGAATGGTTTCATTCCACTATGGATTCTTTCATGGATAACTAAAtgatatttttgtgtgaattCTTTGTCACATTCATTACATTTGTATGGTTTTATTCCACTATGGATTCTTTCGTGGataactaaataattttttagtataaattctttgttacattctttacatttgtatggtttcACGCCACTATGGACTCTTTCGTGGTACTTTAAATGATCTTTTCTTGTAAATTGCTTGTTACATtctttacatttgtatggtttTATTCCACTATGGATTCTTTCATGgataactaaataatatttttgtgtgaattCTTTGTTACATTCAttacatttgtatggtttcACGCCACTATGGACTCTTTCGTGGATAactaaatgatttttttgtgtGAATTCCTTGTTACATTTtttacatttgtatggtttcACGCCACTATGGACTCTTTCGTGGTATTTTAAACCATCTCTTCCTTTGAATTGCTTGTTACATtctttacatttgtatggtttcACGCCACTATGGACTCTTTTGTGGGTCTCTAAATGATATTTTCTTCTAAATTGCTTGTTACATtctttacatttgtatggtttcCCTAGAGTGTGAATTTTTCTATGTTGATTTAAAGAGGTTCTTGTTGCAAATAGCTTGTTGCATACGTCACACACGTGCGGTGTCTCTGCAGAGTGAAATCTTAAATGCTTATCCAATGTTAATCTATTTGCAAATGTTTCTTTACAAACTCCGCATGGATAAGGTTCCAGCAGTTTATGTGTTCCGATATGTCGGATTAAAGTAAGTTTAGACGTAAATTGCTGACTACACATATCGCAATAGTAGGTCTTCTTATTCGTTTGTGGTGCGATATGGTGTTGTTGATGTGTGATTAAACTAGAGCTGTGTGTGGTGTGTGTAGGGCGAGTATCGTGTGTTTGGGCTTGTTCCTCGGCGGGTGTGTAAGCGGGCACGTCCTGCACACTGCTGGCGGAGCTCGGCTCgcggtgtgacgtcacgtcctgcacactgttggcggggctcggctcgcggtgtgacgtcacgtcctGCACACTGTTGGCGGGGCTCGGCACgcggtgtgacgtcacgtcctgcacactgctggcggggctcggctcgcggtgtgacgtcacgtcctGCACACTGTTGGCTGGGCTCGGCTCGCGGTATGACGTCACGTCCTGCACACTGCTGgcggggctcggctcgcggtgtgATGTCACGTCCTGTACACTGCTGgcggggctcggctcgcggtgtgacgtcacgtcctgcacactgctggctgggctcggctcgcggtgtgacgtcacgtcctgcacactgctggcggggctcggctcgcggtgtgatgtcacgtcctgcacactgctggcagggctcggctcgcggtgtgACGTTACGGGCCACGGCTGGCTCGCGCGCGGGGAGTGGCGGAGGCGCTCGAGCCTCACGGAGCACGCCAGCGCGAGCTGCTGCCTACAGCGCAGGGACAGAGGCGCCGAGCTAACTCCGTACTCGCCGGCTGAAGACACTGAAACGACATATTCACATTAGAGTGAGCCATGATGCAATAATACCTGCGCCAGGTATAGCATTCTGAGACATGGCGTTACACAAGCTACGTCATCATTATTTTAGGTGGCCGGTTAATAAATTGCAGAAATCTGCTCTAAGAATAGATCGCTAGTACGTAATAATATCTCACTTTTGTTTattcttattatcagtttagcGATGCCAGATAATCTTTCCTTgattattgtttattattacGTGGCAACTTAAAAGTGATTTAGTTCGTGCCCCACGCTGGAATCGCATACCTGAGGAAGTGTCTACCATGAACCTAGAAAATCAAAATATGCAAGACCAGAGTAAGACCggtaaagaggcagataacgttgTTATTATAGGTAACGCAATATATATCATGCGTCTGTTAGCGGCGCTGCTATTGTTCGCTCACCCGCTCGCCCGCTCCGTGCACACGTGCGAGGTATCGGACGCCCTTAGCCCTCTCGTTTTTTTGCTGTTAGATCTAGGGTTCCTCCTTCCAAGCTCCCATCACACACTTTAACCCGGATATGTTATCTTTGTTGTCTTTGTCCACATATGAGCTATTGCATATATATCAAATAATACTTGGCATGGAAGCTGCACGTCTTCCTGTAAGTAGCGCTCAATTCGTTTCCTTTTATAACTGCTGTCAATTTATTCTACCAAGTTCTGAATACCACTTTAGATACTTACGTAGAGGCGGCTCGGAAGGCTCGCTGCACGCGCCATCTTCAGGTGGTTCAACCAAGTCTTCCTCGTCTAAAATATAACATGTAATAAATTTTTAAACAAGCatctaaagtaaacaacagaaaCAGTTTATATTTGgcggtatttttttcaaatattcgTGTTCGAAATATTTCATTGATATATGGCAAACAAAAGTAACTAAATATGTGATAAATAGCCACAGAATGACTTGCTGGCACCAAACAATATGAGTATGCATAAATTACTATAAAAATACACAATTGAAGATCATTATAGGTGTGCCTAATGCCTATAACATTGAAGTATTCCCTCGATTTCTCCATAATGCCATCATCACATCCTGAAATGATGATAATGGGACTGTGATTACAAATAACTTGATATCAAGGTTAATATTTACCTTTGACCCTCAGTCCTCCCTCTAACCTCTCCTGCAGCTCGGCCTGGCACTGCTGCACCTGCATCTTGAAGTGGCACGCCTCCCGCAGCCGCCCCAGACACACCTCGCAGATACCACTCCTGCCATTGTTGCTTGGTGTCAGCTGCAAAATGTAGTATATTTGTTTCTGCCAATTTATGTCTGTATTCTTGGCACACAAGACTGACAGCAAAGTTATAGGGCTACTGTTTAACTGAGGTAGTGGGCGGAATATTCAGTATTTGGCAAGTTTTCTTATGTTCATATTCAGCTGAACATTTGGTTCAGTAAGAActccatattcggcccatctctaaatGAAAATCTTATAGTGAGTGTAAATTATGGACTAGACAGCTAAACTGAGTCAAGCTGATTTGTATGTTGTTAAGTAAAAATGTTACATATAAACTATTATACACCCAAAACTCAGCTGCCTTCTAAATATCACTGTGCAATTTCTGTACAAACTGCCAAAAATAAGTGGAAAAGCTGTGCTTTTTCTTATATAGAATAtgatttaaaacaaagaaaagattatttatagaaaattaaGATGTTAGTTCAGGAATCAACAACAACAATAGTATCctatgttatttataagtaagaGATGGAACTAGCGTAGTTTTTGTCAATAAGAGATGAAGATCCTTCAATGAAGCAGCTATCCGCAGATTTCTATAAAAGAGGAACAACTTAACTAACAATATGAACAAACCTAAAGCTGCTACTAGTTTAGTATGTTTAGGTAATTTTATAGGCTTAATTAAGTTTTCTACAGAATataccctagtagcattttcgttggggcccacggtgccaacggtagggaaaacgttgggatgaggttcgttccgtagccaacattaattttgtattggcccaccatcgcatttaccaacattcgctgtggcacagatgcccaacaatgggcctttgtgtattttggtaccgttggctaaactacgataatattcgttggcccaatgatgacatatatcgcatttaccaacattggcagtggcagtgatgcccaacaatgggcctttgtgtattttgctaccgttcgctaaacaacgataacattcgttggcccaatggtgacgaataccgcatttaccaacattggctgtggcacggatgcccaacaatgggcctttgtgtattttggtaacgttggctagtcaaggatatcatccgatggcccaatgatgacaaatatcgcatttaccaacattggctgtggcactgatacccaacaatgggcctttgtttattttggtaacgttggctaatcgacgatatcatccgatggcccaatgacgacaaatatcgcatttaacaacattggctgtagcattgatgcctaacaatgggcctttgtgtattttggtaacgttggctaatcaacgatatcatccgatggcccaatgatgataaatatcgcatttaccaacattggctgtggcactgatacccaacaatgggcctttgtttattttggtaacgtgggctaatcgacgatatcatccgatggcccaatgacgacaaatatcgcatttaccaacattggctgtagcattgatgcccaacaatggtcctttgtgtattttggtaacgttggctaatcaacgatatcatccgatggcccaatgatgacaaaaatcgcatttaccaacattggctgtggcactgatgcccaacaatgggcctttgtttattttggtaacgttggctaatcaacgatatcatccgatggcccaatgacgacaaatatcacaattaccaacattggctgtagcattgatgcccaacaacgggcctttgtttattttggtaacgttggctaatcaacgatatcatccgatggcccaatgacgacaaatatcgcatttaccaacattgactgtagtattgatgcccaacaataggcctttgtgtattttggtaacgttggctaatcaacgatatcatccgatggcccaatgatgacaaatatcgcatttaccaacattgactgtggcactgatgcccaacaatgggcctttgtttattttggtaacgttgactaatcaacgatatcatacgatggcccaatgacgacaaatatcgcatttaccaacattggctgtagcattgaggcccaacaatgggcctttgtgtattttgctaccgttcgctaaacaacgataacattcgttggcccaatggtgacgaataccgcatttaccaacattggctgtggcacggatgcccaacaatgggcttttgtgtattttggtaacgttggctagtcaaagatatcatccgatggcccaatgatgacaaatatcgtatttaccaacattggctgtggcactgacgcctaacaatgggcctttgtgtattttggtaccggtggctaaacaacgataacattcgttggcccagtgagcacaaatatcgcatttaccaacattggctgtggtactgatgcccaacaataccagttgagtttgcttgtggcgtcacaagatggcgttactgtctccaaacatcgaagttatagttattttctcgattattccggatatactcataatattttttaaaagtaacttataaatctaatagctataactataaaatttatacataaatttaaaaaattgtattttaccaacattttctcaatttaaatctcaaaaaacataaatctcgcttacgaagtttcgaagtgcggttagtatatatacaaattagagtgtatagtaagtgtacttgcttcggcagtacatatactaaaattggaacgatacagagaagattaacaacagctgctgcctagcctagggccttcatgtggatacaaccaatgcctaccgtagtgtaattgtaatatttatcagcaaaggcccaacgtcgtattacacaaccacttacttaacgtagggtaactgtaggactcgtaaacaaaagcccattacataattagactgtaggcacactataaattacacaactatttacctacggtagaattgtaagaatcctacacaaggcccaacgttaaagttacaatgttggccctttgtgggacgagctgtgttgggccttcaacctggtgcacgactacctaccgacctacctgacttgccgttgggtaattgttgaatttgcaaacagaagcacaacgaaaaaattgcccttttttatttttttgcagttggccctacagcaagccatacggccaaatgtaacaattaaccaaccatcaaacaaatgtgtataggcccaaccacggcccaaccaaaaccaccaccgttgaataattgtatgatttatttaaataggcccaacgaaaaaattactctaatggccctctgttgggaatcttcgggagggcctttgtcgagggccctccagcaaatcgtacggccaaatgtaacaattaaccaaccatcaaacaaatgtgtataggcccaaccacggcccaaccaaaaccaccaccgttgaataattgtatgatttatttaaataggcccaacgaaaaaattactcttatggccctctgttgggaatcttcgggagggcctttgtcgagggccctccagcaaatcgtacggccaaatataacggttgcccaactaatacgtaaacaaaggcccaacagaatccctacaagaaaatgctattagggtatTCTTATTTGGAAGtatattattaagtatattatattattaagtatattaaggGATAAAACGAATACGACGGTGACCTTGGAAACCATACAAATGAAATGGGAGAAAGGTTACAACGCGTACAAGATTTACGTGCCCAGACATAAGTTGCATATTTTTATGGATTGCGGTAATTGGCCGGATGGTATATCTTTTAGGAGATTTATTAACTTTGACAACAAAAAGAGAGACAGAGCGAATAACAACCAAAAGTGAATACGAATAAGGATGAAAGTGTAACAAATACAACATGCATGTTTGCTAGTTATAATTGTAAGTCTTTGATGCGATCCACTGAATGTATTAGGCAACTATGTAAATCCTGCGATATAATTGCGCTGCAAGAACTGTGGATACTGGATGAGGATGTCCCGCTTTTAGGCAAAATAGACAACGACTTTGCATATACTGGGAAATCTGCAGTAGACTCGTCGGCGGGTGTGCTGCGGGGTAGACCCTACGGTGGTGTGGGTATTCTCTGGAGGAAATCCGCCTTCCCATATCGGTAGTTCAGTGCAATAGTGTGCGTCTAACGGCTATAAAAATAACAGTACAGGACCGTAACCTTCTtatattctctgtgtacatGCCAACCAACTCAGTAGACAATCTGGCCGAGTTTACTGACTGCCTGAGTGAAATATGTGCAGTTATAGATACAATGGAGGTGGAGTCTGTGTATATTTTAGGAGACCTGAACGCGCACCCAGGCGAACTGTTTTGTACGGAGCTCCTGAACTTTTGCTCTGAGCAAAGATGGCGATGTGCTGATATAGAATATTTAGGAATTTCGTCAGGAACTTTCACTTTTGTCAGTGAATCGCATCAAAACTGTAGGCGTTGGCTAGACCATTGTGTGGTAACCGAGTCAGCGTGGCAGGGTATTGTTGACATCAGCGTATTGCATGACGTATTATGGTCTGATCACTTTCCCCTGGTAATTAAGTGTAACCTGGAGCTTCTTAAAACCAAAGTTGAAATATCTTGTGATGGCACGAACAGAGTGCGATGGGGGGAAAGGGATGCCGACCAAGTCGCATTATATAAGAGCTTATGTGACAAGCAGCTGAGCAACATACACTGTCCGTTGGCGCTGTTAAATTGTACTGACTCTCGCTGCTGTGAGGTGAGCCACCGGCATTGCATAGATCTGTTATATAAagacattattaaaacattaagtaatgCATCGGAGGCGGGCTTCGCCAATAGTAGGGGGAGAAAGTACTATGTAACGGGTTGGAATAAGTATGTTAGGGATGCACATAGGCAGGCAAGGCTTGGGTTTCATGAGTGGATGCGGTTTGGAAAACCTTCTAATGGACCAATATACGCGCATATGCGTGAGACCCGGAAAGTGTTTAAAGCGAAGCTCAAATGGTGCCAAAATAATCaacagcaaattaaaatggaCATACTTGCATCGCATCATTCGGGTAAAAACTTTAAACAATTCTGGAAGGAAACAAATCGTATAAGCCCCAGGCCGAGTGTGCCTGTGAGCGTCGAAGGTCTGTGCTCACCCGTTGAAATTGCTAATTTATTTAAGGAGAATTTTAAAGTGACATCGCCATTAGGTAGGTCTGTGAATCGGCCCAAGGCTGAGCCCGTCATGTCGACTGTGTGTTTTACTGAGTACGATGTACAGATGGAGATTAAAAGAGGGGTAAGTCACCGGGTCATGACGGGCTCAGCATTGAGCACTTGCAAAATGCTGGCATTCATCTGCCACGAGTACTCACAATACTATTTAACTTATGTATTAATCATTCTTATCTACCATCAGACCTGATGAGGACAATTGTGGTACcagtcattaaaaataaaacaggtGATGTGTCGGATGTGAAAAATTATAGACCAATATCATTGGCAACCGTTGTGGCAAAAGTGCTGGACAGATTGTTTGACAGACACTTAGCTAAACATATTAAACTGAATGACGCACAGTTTGTGTTTAGGCCCGGACTTTCCACAGAGTCGGCTATTATGTGTCTGAAAAGCACTGTCCAGTACTATGCTAGCAGGGATACACCGGTGAACGCCTGCTTCTTAGACTTATCGAAGGCCTTCGATCTGGTTTCGTATGATATACTTTGGCAAAAGCTGACAAATGAGACCAGTGTCCCCGAGGATTTGATTGAGATCCTAAAGTTTTGGTACGGGAACCAGATCAACTCGGTCAGGTGGGCGGGCGTTCACTCGGGTGAATACCGTCTAGAATGTGGAGTAAGGCAGGGCGGGCTGTCCTCCCCTAGGTTGTTTAACCTATATGTGAACCAGCTTATGGATGAGCTCAACAAT belongs to Cydia splendana chromosome 26, ilCydSple1.2, whole genome shotgun sequence and includes:
- the LOC134803577 gene encoding zinc finger protein 883-like, translated to MPVAHLTAARLTPSNNGRSGICEVCLGRLREACHFKMQVQQCQAELQERLEGGLRVKDEEDLVEPPEDGACSEPSEPPLLSSAGEYGVSSAPLSLRCRQQLALACSVRLERLRHSPRASQPWPPSPASSVQDVTSHREPSPASSVQDVTSHREPSPASSVQDVTSYREPSPANSVQDVTSHREPSPASSVQDVTSHRVPSPANSVQDVTSHREPSPANSVQDVTSHREPSSASSVQDVPAYTPAEEQAQTHDTRPTHTTHSSSLITHQQHHIAPQTNKKTYYCDMCSQQFTSKLTLIRHIGTHKLLEPYPCGVCKETFANRLTLDKHLRFHSAETPHVCDVCNKLFATRTSLNQHRKIHTLGKPYKCKECNKQFRRKYHLETHKRVHSGVKPYKCKECNKQFKGRDGLKYHERVHSGVKPYKCKKCNKEFTQKNHLVIHERVHSGVKPYKCNECNKEFTQKYYLVIHERIHSGIKPYKCKECNKQFTRKDHLKYHERVHSGVKPYKCKECNKEFILKNYLVIHERIHSGIKPYKCNECDKEFTQKYHLVIHERIHSGMKPFKCKECNKQFTRKDHLNIHKRFHSDVKPYKCNERNQQLSQEYSLETHKMSHIGEKPYRCEECNNHFTLKSELERHKKIHTDEQSYECEICETLFFDEISLMKHFETHISRIP